A stretch of Girardinichthys multiradiatus isolate DD_20200921_A chromosome 20, DD_fGirMul_XY1, whole genome shotgun sequence DNA encodes these proteins:
- the oxtra gene encoding oxytocin receptor, protein METISNESDIWQLNESWRNSTLLNGTSGLNQTNPLKRNEEVAKVEVTVLALVLFLALAGNLCVLLAIHTTKHSQSRMYYFMKHLSIADLVVAIFQVLPQLIWDITFRFYGPDILCRLVKYLQVVGMFASTYMLVLMSVDRCLAICQPLRSLHRRKDRFYVIFSWVLSLLFSIPQMFIFSLREVGSGVYDCWGDFVKPWGAKAYITWISLTIYIIPVTILSICYGLISFKIWQNFKLKTRREQCINLTPKTCKSNTLARVSSVRLISKAKITTVKMTFVIVVAYIVCWTPFFSVQTWSAWDPAAPREAMPFIISMLLASLNSCCNPWIYMCFAGHLFHDLRQNFLCCSAHYLKSSQSRCEHGFDSSHKSNSSTFAIKSTSSQRSITQTSTT, encoded by the exons ATGGAAACTATTTCCAATGAAAGTGACATCTGGCAACTAAACGAATCTTGGAGAAACTCTACCCTTCTGAACGGTACTAGCGGGCTCAATCAAACGAACCCCCTGAAGCGGAATGAGGAGGTGGCGAAGGTGGAGGTGACCGTGCTCGCTCTGGTGCTCTTCCTGGCGCTTGCAGGGAACCTATGCGTCCTGCTGGCCATCCACACCACCAAACACAGCCAGTCCCGCATGTATTACTTCATGAAGCACCTGAGCATCGCCGATCTGGTCGTGGCTATTTTCCAGGTCCTCCCCCAACTTATCTGGGACATCACGTTTCGCTTCTACGGACCAGATATTTTGTGCAGGTTGGTGAAATACTTGCAGGTCGTCGGGATGTTTGCTTCCACTTACATGTTAGTGTTAATGTCCGTAGACCGCTGTTTGGCCATATGCCAGCCTCTCCGCTCTCTGCACAGAAGGAAAGACCGCTTTTATGTGATATTTTCTTGGGTCCTGAGCCTGCTCTTCAGCATCCCGCAGATGTTTATCTTTTCCCTCAGAGAGGTAGGCTCGGGAGTCTACGACTGCTGGGGCGACTTCGTGAAACCCTGGGGAGCCAAAGCATATATTACATGGATCAGCCTCACTATCTACATCATCCCGGTGACCATACTAAGTATTTGTTACGGGCTGATCAGCTTTAAGATATGGCAAAACTTTAAGCTGAAAACAAGACGCGAGCAGTGCATAAACCTGACCCCCAAAACCTGCAAAAGCAACACGCTGGCCCGGGTGAGCAGCGTAAGGCTCATCTCCAAGGCCAAGATAACCACCGTGAAAATGACTTTTGTGATTGTGGTGGCATACATCGTGTGCTGGACCCCCTTTTTCTCAGTCCAGACGTGGTCTGCGTGGGATCCAGCTGCACCCCGTGAGG CCATGCCCTTCATTATCTCCATGCTGCTTGCAAGCCTCAACAGCTGCTGTAACCCCTGGATCTATATGTGCTTCGCTGGGCATCTCTTCCACGACCTGAGGCAGAACTTTCTGTGTTGTTCCGCTCACTACCTCAAGTCATCCCAGAGCCGGTGTGAGCATGGCTTTGACTCCAGCCACAAGAGCAACTCGTCAACCTTTGCCATTAAGAGCACCAGCAGTCAGAGGAGCATCACACAGACATCCACCACATAA